In a single window of the Heliangelus exortis chromosome 1, bHelExo1.hap1, whole genome shotgun sequence genome:
- the BRCA2 gene encoding breast cancer type 2 susceptibility protein: MDQNMACKPMEKLTFFEIYKAHCSESDLGPISLNWFEELSAEAPPYEPKLLGEPDGPFGWLDETSFKTPRRKPSTYSQLASTPLIFKEQNTLFPPCSPGKELDQKKIESNRENLISPRITRKTDEENEILASPSGACHVAISPRNTYRTPQRNNMPGPYGSLFCTPKLLEVRTPKRISESLGAEADPDMSWSSSLATPPTLGATVIIARENNSISGAKQQDERAEIILHNFFSNREVCPGTSNTSVLSAAETVKLIHAEDDIKDFESEVLDGLFGEINSFEDTFNTSSKSHGTLLDGTALDAVEQCEINIDKTQGKGHFPSKKFIRRQTGMSQEAKTSSLIEKSHLIEMKDSLVQNTEEDLVDGKDSCLIGQEKELESLQIAGDVQDYRTEKPAEKEKPVKDKVPPSSSQWSQLNLSDLDVTHTDTSVGSSPPSDLGREKDLETSVLMTKDAVETSLLNASGLIKAQKLLSVNLSEKCYEVTKSETIPASEITPVKSASLSVQEPKLGKGCAAERVSKVSFLNCNSFLIERTNITEYSVVYNGSFSKHLKATSKSVITDVLSHSLACGAASPGICKDLHLINRENTLTKSGFKHLNMLSSLRKRSKRFIYTVNNTLLYEEEKIQKKVTSESPVHPVLPHSESDSYEIKGCHLASVDEQDCLFHAEKKCLESNIKENNFSTCTLKIDTMDNWSNNSFNNRLKQQDWRDMGENTRGDHPATSLKCLEIPTTQKEDKTNSLDTEIILNRKRKVLTSACLMGRRHSRLFPKGCCLEKGEENKHESAHVDSGSTVPQRLKGELAWSSPSDKEHLLDLQHDATSVTDDSFINALSQINLDTNGAGSDFCSKTSSDKRQAADQWSLVDCREVLQPLEINGTENDNIGLKQEEKPDEAAFSEAAANNEEPKSLENNESSQAAPFNNVAVEVAKELLDCVDDNSLNEATSKGDKQVAPLHPRKKPNESLKYKGKSSGKLNACSLNLGFGGFQTASNKQIKFSEASIAKSRMLFKDIENECFEDYSMERVRNFPNQVRKENMFFSDSESKLSDSSNLQTSFLEPRHPQFVPHKVKLCKSFPRSSQSLQEKNQTLTASQEAEIAELSSILEETGSQFEFTQFRKQSNMIQSPGFQQCGAVETHGARNVENISETRKDADFCSTPKSENPVRNDNYCTDQEDSNEDYEMVQCEKKNAVVLHKDDKKVTFTNSDRNESRIFNENFPVTKQESFSNFVGFTSAGGKKINISKAALDRSAELFRDLDDDNYLFKSSKTRTRCHNSNMTSNCNFVRCLTEENKGKTVCVSDFIRTDGPSHTGSLSHHAQEKTDENITTLFKENQSRINDTENVNISSTISSVINSPSSVKKHNQNYKTSKELLNQGDHHTENSLREDSLDTMCLGDAITAAEEHSLSPSDEMENLAANQTGEDRKQENEDVLQKFLTPPGGDISISDAALDESLHLLTVQCGERDVSVLENSDNQKAHSENAEREDATHDEILVMNESRMKIGSSHHHQIPVKQEVDVEKNEVKGTYLTDFHTASGKKITIADGFLDKAEQFFTEIVDVGKEHSDIFENPSKKRKCVKNCLKDCDLYIESVAQCDPEKLNFNKKLVPEESGDQFKQVVESSPTKQGVPDTVKGDAFLNLGEGCGRSLVTSYAHKKVDVRPGPSELESLLRQENDPLSRTCLSEDGKLFAEREQEYSTEKRDDSDNMHDFPVQSATSLHVMKVSNELEDNSVPEDLKSTCFLEDGNNKPNESLFLFSKSSSSHLNSDSKEFDLEHMNEPCADTNCFTHTIVNACQNQSPVSLPEDETNLTSIKETTLNVENQKVDLKQNVFSTAKGKAVSVSGSALTRVRQMFQEDYSESVEYEAETNSRTNQTEIAGKSSSIIQAECPDSTKYLTTTRSEKINSAASHFTKGNANAGEDDHQDTDTFADAKSVSNSQSLCFGQNIKPLGHLPVPDKQLKQADSSISSLGFFSTASGKPVQLSEESLKKARQLFSEMEGTNSSHAQEAYLVEEGVEKSTVHAEVAPKQMQMTLAKGKENAPTELISNPAFGFSTASGKQVTVSENAYQKAKAILKESDFFSSELSIPDQLSSVKENGQHINSLTDKMIPESKIEKNCNEDIHLKSICSEEIKPFPSTHHVSMPEYVPHIQKSKQLTSLKNSLQEEETRSFGKGQLDVGMKTGSEAVSCSATTKEGTNINLLQTQKNYLEVEAVESARAFMEDDLSDLGAPVNIAQSFSGRLDKSFQNKIFGKRPCEEKNSFGEPPIKRQLLLDFNRTENPPRSLKASKSTPDGIFKDRRKFMYHVPLKPLTCQPFGATKERQEVKNPTLTLPDQDFKGFKSKPAIFQHCALRQSSNRTPGVSTPCKASAKDSEETRNLHKSGKTAKTFVPPFKTKLTFSAVEQSNNKRSNSPICKSMTDKMELNQITAEQNLAEPEDDQSCLQHAADTGLEDGNLAMVKMRTNLCCARDLQEMRIKKKYRQNIRSQPGSLYVIRTSARNRISLKTAVDEKTPGSYSVEELYMYGVSKHCIQVTSTNAESFQFLLRDFFSKEDLLAGNGMQLADGGWLIPTDEGKAGKKEFYRALCDTPGVDPKLITETWAYNHYRWIVWKLAAMEVSFPHEFANRCLTPETVLLQLKYRYDLEVDKSKRSAIKKITERDDAAGKTLVLCVSKIISLNTIVSPSSSNKNVESKKAAAIIEVTDGWYGIRALLDPPLKALLRRRRLTVGQKIIVHGAELVGSQNGCTPLEAPDSLMLKISANSTRCARWHTQLGFHPDPRPFPLPLSSLYSEGGAVGCIDVVIQRTYPLQWMEKTSAGSYIFRNSRAEEREAAKHEEDQQKKLEALFAKIQAEHEKHEERASRRTPRSRMVTRQQIHNLQDGAELYEAIQNASDPGCMEEYLSEDQLKALNAHRQLMNDRKQTQIQEEFKKALQSAEQEENGCSKRDVSIVWKLCVVDYRKQEKHKGVILSIWRPLLDVCSLLKEGNRYRIYQLSASQSKGRSDSANIQLTATKKTQYLQLPVSQEMLIQIFFPRKALKFTSLLDPSFQPPCAEVDLVGVVVSVSRTGFTTMVYLSDESYNLVAVKIWTDLRHLAIEDIVVPCSLISASNLQWQSEFRSEIPVLLAGDLSALSASPKESYLQEKVNELKSMIQNVTSFCSDAESKLMNLLQRNLSLTPSLTKRCNMECPSPSCSSEHKSLISSSKIEIKHPSPFSTTTPNLKLLTQGSAKTPSPAAVNEDHPRNSKKRKAMDFLSCIPAPPPLTPICSVISPSLKKAFQPPRSLGLQHSKSSKEANQNIGCATPCRKLREVFHLPENDLVADEELALISTQALMNNLPEEKKNDCVNETSSAIGPNVSDGLSHKNSFRSAEEANKSSKSNSAVAEALQKDTEEPEELLPAC; the protein is encoded by the exons ATGGATCAGAATATGGCTTGCAAACCTATGGAAAAACTGACCTTCTTTGAAATATATAAGGCACATTGCAGTGAATCAG ACTTAGGGCCTATCAGTCTCAATTGGTTTGAAGAACTCAGTGCAGAAGCACCCCCATATGAGCCTAAATTGCTAGGAGAACCTGATGGTCCTTTTGGCTGGCTTGatgaaacatcttttaaaactCCAAGGAGAAAACCCTCTACATACAGTCAGCTGGCATCCACTccactgatttttaaagaacaaaatacattatttccaCCTTGTTCTCCTGGAAAAGAACtggatcagaaaaaaatagaatcaa ACAGAGAAAACTTGATAAGCCCAAGGATCacaagaaaaacagatgaagaaaatgaaatacttGCATCTCCTTCTGGTGCCTGCCACGTTGCTATTAG tccAAGGAATACTTACAGAACACCTCAGAGAAATAATATGCCTG gacCATATGGAAGCTTGTTTTGCACACCAAAACTTTTGGAG GTTAGAACTCCAAAACGGATTTCTGAAAGTCTGGGAGCAGAAGCAGATCCAGATATGTCCTGGTCAAGTTCCTTAGCTACACCTCCTACCCTTGGTGCAACAGTGATAATAG CTAGAGAGAATAATTCTATTTCTGGAGCAAAGCAACAGGATGAAAGAGCTGAGATA ATTTTGCACAACTTTTTTTCCAACCGTGAGGTATGTCCTGGGACAAGCAACACAAGTGTGCTGTCTGCAGCAGAGACTGTGAAGCTCATACATGCTGAAGATGACATCAAGGATTTTG AGTCTGAGGTGTTGGATGGCTTATTTGGTGAGATAAATAGCTTTGAGGATACATTCAACACGTCTTCTAAGTCCCATGGAACTCTTCTGGATGGAACAGCTCTGGATGCAGTAGAGCAATGTGAAATCAACATAGataaaacacaaggaaaaggGCATTTTCCTTCTAAGAAGTTTATCAGAAGACAGACTGGAATGTCACAGGAAGCAAAAACATCAAGCTTGATAGAAAAAAGCCACCTTATTGAAATGAAGGATTCTTTAGTCCAAAATACTGAAGAAGATCTGGTGGATGGTAAAGATAGCTGTTTAATAGGACAGGAAAAAGAACTGGAGTCACTTCAGATTGCAGGAGATGTGCAAGATTATAGAACAGAGAAGCCAGCTGAGAAGGAGAAACCTGTGAAAGACAAGGTGCCACCCTCATCAAGCCAGTGGTCTCAACTGAACTTATCTGATCTGGATGTAACTCACACAGACACCTCAGTAGGTAGCTCTCCACCCTCTGACTTAGGTAGAGAGAAAGACTTAGAGACATCAGTACTAATGACCAAGGATGCTGTGGAAACCTCTTTACTGAATGCTTCAGGCTTGATAAAAGCCCAAAAGCTATTGAGTGTCAATTTGTCAGAAAAGTGCTATGAAGTGACAAAATCTGAAACCATCCCAGCTTCAGAAATAACTCCAGTAAAATCTGCATCTCTGAGTGTTCAAGAGCCAAAGTTAGGAAAAGGATGTGCAGCTGAGAGGGTTTCCAAAGTGAGCTTTTTAAActgtaattcctttttaattGAAAGAACAAATATCACAGAGTATTCTGTAGTCTACAATGGCAGCTTTTCCAAGCATTTAAAAGCAACTTCAAAGTCTGTCATAACTGATGTTCTGTCTCACTCCCTTGCATGTGGTGCTGCATCTCCAGGTATTTGCAAAGACCTACATTTAATAAATAGGGAAAATACTCTTACAAAGTCTGGCTTTAAACATTTGAATATGTTATCCAGCTTAAGAAAGAGATCCAAGAGATTTATTTATACAGTAAATAATACTTTGCtatatgaagaagaaaaaatacagaaaaaagtaaCCTCTGAATCACCTGTTCATCCTGTATTACCACATTCAGAATCTGATTCATATGAAATTAAAGGCTGTCATCTGGCCAGTGTTGATGAGCAAG ACTGCTTGTTTCATgctgagaaaaaatgtttggaaTCAAATatcaaggaaaataatttcagcacttgtactttaaaaattgaTACAATGGATAACTGGTCTAATAATTCCTTCAACAACAGGCTGAAGCAACAAGACTGGAGAGACATGGGAGAAAATACAAGAGGGGATCATCCTGCTACATCATTAAAATGCTTAGAAATACCTACTACacagaaagaagataaaacaaaCTCTTTagatactgaaataattttgaatagaAAACGTAAAGTTCTAACTTCAGCATGCCTAATGGGAAGAAGGCATTCCAGATTGTTCCCTAAAGGTTGTTGCTTGGAGAAAGGTGAGGAAAATAAACATGAGAGTGCTCATGTGGACAGTGGATCTACTGTACCTCAGAGACTGAAAGGAGAACTTGCATGGTCTTCTCCTAGTGATAAGGAACACTTGCTTGATCTGCAGCATGATGCTACATCTGTGACAGATGACAGTTTCATTAATGCTTTGAGTCAGATTAATTTGGACACAAATGGAGCTGGTAGTGATTTTTGCAGTAAAACATCGTCTGATAAAAGGCAGGCTGCAGACCAGTGGTCACTGGTTGACTGTAGAGAAGTACTTCAACCTTTGGAAATAAATGGCACAGAAAATGATAATATTGGATTAAAACAAGAGGAGAAACCAGATGAAGCTGCCTTTTCAGAAGCTGCAGCCAACAATGAAGAACCAAAGTCACTTGAAAACAATGAAAGCTCTCAAGCAGCTCCTTTCAATAATGTAGCTGTAGAGGTTGCTAAAGAATTGTTAGATTGTGTAGATGATAATTCTTTAAATGAAGCAACTTCTAAAGGAGATAAACAAGTAGCACCTCTGCATCCCAGGAAAAAGCCAAATGAGAGCCTAAAGTATAAAGGGAAATCATCAGGAAAGCTGAATGCATGCAGTTTGAATCTGGGCTTTGGTGGCTTTCAGACTGCTTCAAATAAGCAGATTAAATTCTCTGAAGCCAGTATAGCAAAAAGCAGAATGCTGTTCAAAGATATTGAAAATGAATGCTTTGAAGACTATTCTATGGAAAGAGTCAGAAACTTTCCAAATCAAGTTAGAAAAGAGAATATGTTTTTCTCAGATTCAGAAAGCAAGTTATCTGATTCTTCAAATTTGCAGACAAGTTTTCTTGAGCCCAGGCATCCACAGTTTGTTCCACATAAAGTTAAGTTGTGTAAAAGCTTTCCTAGAAGTTCACAatctttgcaagaaaaaaatcaaaccttgACAGCAAGCCAGGAAGCTGAAATTGCTGAACTCTCCAGTATCCTGGAGGAAACTGGTAGCCAGTTTGAATTTACAcagttcagaaagcaaagtaACATGATACAAAGTCCAGGCTTTCAACAATGTGGAGCTGTAGAAACACATGGAGCAAGGaatgtggaaaatatttctgaaacaaGGAAAGATGCTGATTTCTGTAGCACTCCTAAATCTGAAAATCCAGTAAGAAATGACAATTATTGTACTGATCAGGAAGACTCAAATGAAGACTATGAAATGGtgcaatgtgaaaaaaaaaatgcagtggttCTCCATAAAGATGACAAAAAGGTTACTTTTACTAACTCAGACAGAAATGAAAGTAGAATATTTAATGAGAACTTTCCAGTAACTAAACAAGAGAGCTTTTCTAATTTTGTAGGTTTTACTTCAGCtggaggtaaaaaaataaatatttctaaggCAGCTTTGGACAGATCTGCAGAGCTCTTCAGGGACTTGGATGATGATAACTATTTGTTTAAATCTTCTAAAACTAGAACTAGATGTCACAATTCAAATATGACTTCTAACTGTAATTTTGTCAGATGcctgacagaagaaaacaaaggcaaaacGGTTTGTGTTTCAGATTTCATAAGAACTGATGGCCCTTCCCACACAGGTTCTCTTTCCCACCATGCACAGGAAAAAACTGACGAAAATATTACTACactgtttaaagaaaatcagtcaAGAATAAATGATACTGAAAATGTTAATATCAGTAGTACTATCAGTAGTGTCATCAACAGCCCATCTTCTGTTAAAAAACATAACCAGAATTATAAAACTTCCAAAGAATTGTTGAATCAAGGAGATCACCACACTGAAAATAGTTTGCGAGAAGATTCGTTAGATACAATGTGTCTAGGAGATGCTATTACAGCTGCAGAAGAGCATAGTTTAAGTCCATCAGATGAAATGGAAAACTTAGCTGCTAATCAGACAGGAGAagacagaaagcaggaaaacgAAGATGTGTTACAAAAATTTTTAACTCCACCTGGTGGTGATATATCCATTTCTGATGCAGCTTTGGATGAATCTCTACACTTGCTCACTGTACAATGTGGAGAAAGAGATGTGAGTGTTTTGGAGAACTCTGATAACCAAAAGGCACATagtgaaaatgcagaaagagaagaTGCAACCCATGATGAGATCCTGGTAATGAatgaaagcagaatgaaaatagGATCTTCCCATCATCATCAAATACCTGTCAAACAAGAGGTGgatgttgaaaaaaatgaagtgaagGGCACTTATCTGACGGATTTTCATACTGCTAGTGGCAAGAAAATAACAATTGCTGATGGATTTTTGGATAAAGCTGAACAGTTCTTTACAGAAATTGTTGATGTAGGAAAGGAACATAGTGACATTTTTGAGAACCCctcaaagaaaaggaaatgtgttaAAAACTGTCTCAAAGACTGTGACTTATATATTGAAAGTGTTGCTCAATGTGATCcagaaaaacttaattttaataaaaagctggTTCCTGAGGAATCAGGAGATCAATTTAAGCAGGTGGTAGAGAGCAGTCCCACTAAACAGGGGGTTCCTGATACTGTTAAAGGTGATGCATTTCTTAATCTGGGTGAAGGTTGTGGAAGAAGTTTGGTAACTTCATATGCACATAAAAAAGTTGATGTCAGACCTGGACCATCAGAATTAGAATCTCTTCTCAGACAGGAGAATGATCCTTTAAGTAGAACTTGTTTGTCAGAAGATGGGAAACTGTTtgcagagagagagcaggaaTACTCAACAGAAAAGAGGGATGATTCAGATAACATGCATGATTTTCCTGTGCAGTCTGCTACATCTCTGCATGTAATGAAGGTATCAAATGAGCTTGAAGATAATTCTGTGCCTGAAGATCTAAAAAGTACTTGCTTTCTTGAAGATGGTAACAATAAACCTAATGAAtcccttttcttattttcaaaaagtaGCTCTTCCCATTTGAACAGTGACAGTAAGGAGTTTGACTTAGAACATATGAATGAACCTTGTGCTGATACAAACTGCTTCACACACACCATAGTTAATGCTTGCCAAAACCAGTCACCAGTCAGTCTTCCTGAAGATGAAACTAATTTAACCAGCATAAAAGAAACAACACTTAATGTTGAAAACCAGAAGGTTGATCTCAAACAAAATGTGTTTAGTACAGCAAAAGGTAAAGCAGTTTCTGTTTCAGGAAGTGCATTAACAAGAGTCAGACAAATGTTTCAAGAAGACTACAGTGAATCTGTAGAATATGAAGCTGAGACTAACTCAAGAACTAATCAAACAGAAATTGCTGGGAAGTCATCTTCCATCATTCAAGCTGAGTGTCCTGATTCAACTAAGTATTTAACTACTACAAGAAGTGAAAAGATTAATTCAGCTGCGTCCCATTTTACTAAGGGGAATGCAAATGCTGGTGAAGATGATCACCAAGATACAGACACATTTGCAGATGCAAAGTCTGTTTCAAACTCTCAGAGCCTATGCTTTGGGCAGAATATAAAGCCCTTAGGGCACTTGCCTGTTCCAGATAAGCAGCTAAAGCAAGCTGATTCTTCTATAAGCAGTCTTGGATTTTTTAGTACAGCAAGTGGTAAGCCTGTACAGCTATCAGAAGAGTCACTCAAGAAAGCTAGACAACTCTTTTCTGAGATGGAAGGTACCAACTCATCACATGCACAAGAAGCATATTTAGTTGAGGAAGGTGTTGAAAAGTCTACAGTGCACGCTGAAGTAGCTCCAAAGCAAATGCAGATGACATTAgcaaaaggtaaagaaaatgcCCCCACTGAACTGATTTCAAATCCAGCTTTTGGGTTCAGCACTGCAAGTGGAAAGCAGGTAACAGTCTCTGAAAATGCCTATCAAAAAGCAAAGGCAATTTTAAAGGAATCTGACTTTTTTAGCAGTGAGCTTTCTATTCCAGATCAACTTAGTTCAGTTAAAGAGAATGGTCAACATATAAATTCTCTAACTGATAAAATGATACCAGAATCCAAAATTGAGAAAAACTGCAATGAAGACATTCACTTAAAAAGCATCTGCTCTGAGGAAATTAAGCCTTTCCCAAGCACTCACCATGTCAGCATGCCTGAGTATGTACCACATATTCAGAAAAGCAAGCAGTTAACTTCACTTAAAAATAGCCTGCAGGAAGAGGAGACCAGGTCTTTTGGAAAGGGGCAGCTGGATGTTGGGATGAAAACAGGGTCTGAAGCAGTTTCATGCAGTGCTACTACTAAAGAAGGAACAAATATCAATCTTCTCCAAactcaaaaaaattacttggaagTGGAGGCTGTAGAAAGTGCAAGAGCTTTTATGGAAGATGATCTTTCAGATTTGGGAGCACCAGTTAATATTGCACAATCCTTCAGTGGCAGACTGGATAAAAGCTTTCAAAACAAGATCTTTGGGAAGAGGCCCTGTGAAGAAAAGAACTCATTTG GAGAACCTCCAATTAAAAGACAGCTACTGCTTGACTTTAACAGGACTGAGAATCCCCCCAGATCTTTGAAAGCTTCAAAAAGCACTCCTGATG GCATTttcaaagacagaagaaaatttatgtACCATGTTCCTTTAAAGCCCCTAACTTGTCAACCTTTTGG AGCTACTAAAGAACGACAAGAAGTCAAGAATCCTACCCTTACCTTACCAGATCAAGACTTCAAAGGATTCAAATCTAAACCTGCTATTTTTCAGCACTGTGCACTAAGGCAGTCTTCAAACAGAACTCCAGGGGTTTCTACTCCTTGTAAGGCCTCAGCAAAAGACAgtgaagaaacaagaaatttGCACAAATCTGGCAAAACTGCTAAGACTTTTGTTCCACCCTTCAAAACCAAGCTGACATTTTCTGCAGTTgaacaaagcaacaacaaaagatCAAACTCACCAATCTGCAAAAGTATGACTGACAAGATGGAATTAAATCAGATCACAGCTGAACAAAATCTTGCTGAACCTGAGGATGACCAGTCTTGCCTTCAGCATGCAGCAGACACAGGCCTAGAGGATGGCAATTTAG ctATGGTAAAGATGAGAACAAATCTTTGCTGTGCCAGAGATCTGCAGGAAatgagaattaaaaagaaatataggCAAAATATTAGGTCACAGCCAGGCAGTCTTTATGTCATTAGAACATCTGCAAGAAATAGAATCTCTCTGAAAACTGCAGTGGACGAGAAAACTCCTGGTTCTTATTCTGTGGAAGAG CTTTATATGTATGGTGTTTCAAAACACTGCATACAAGTTACCAGCACAAATGCAGAATCTTTCCAGTTTCTCCTCAGAGACTTTTTCAGTAAGGAGGATTTGTTAGCAGGAAATGGGATGCAACTTGCTGATGGAGGATGGCTAATACCTACAGATGagggaaaagctggaaaaaaggagttttACAG gGCCCTCTGTGACACTCCTGGTGTGGATCCCAAGCTCATAACAGAGACCTGGGCTTACAATCACTACAGGTGGATTGTATGGAAATTGGCAGCCATGGAAGTGTCTTTTCCACATGAATTTGCTAACAGATGTTTGACACCAGAAACAGTGTTGTTGCAGTTGAAATATAG GTATGATTTAGAAGTTGATAAAAGTAAACGATCAGCAAtcaaaaaaataacagagagAGATGATGCAGCAGGTAAAACACTGGTACTCTGTGTTTCTAAAATCATATCACTAAACACCATTGTATCTCCCAGCAGTAgcaataaaaatgtagaaagtaaaaaagcagcagcaataatTGAAGTTACTGATGGCTGGTATGGGATTAGAGCTCTTCTGGATCCCCCTCTGAAAGCTCTCTTGCGTAGAAGGCGCCTGACTGTCGGTCAGAAGATCATAGTGCATGGAGCAGAACTTGTTGGCTCTCAGAATGGATGCACACCACTGGAAGCTCCAGATTCCCTTATGTTAAAG ATTTCAGCAAACAGCACTCGCTGTGCCCGGTGGCACACACAGCTAGGATTTCATCCGGATCCCAgaccttttcctttgcctttgtCATCGCTTTACAGCGAGGGTGGTGCAGTGGGGTGTATTGATGTAGTTATTCAAAGAACTTACCCTCTTCAG tggatgGAAAAGACATCAGCTGGTTCATACATATTTCGGAATAGCCGAGCTGAAGAAAGGGAAGCTGCCAAGCATGAAGAGGATCAACAAAAGAAACTGGAAGCTCTGTTTGCAAAAATCCAAGCAGAACATGAAAAACATGAAG AGAGAGCCAGCAGAAGAACACCAAGGTCACGCATGGTCACAAGACAGCAAATCCATAATTTGCAAGATGGTGCTGAACTTTATGAAGCAATTCAGAATGCATCTGATCCTGGCTGTATGGAG GAGTATCTCAGTGAAGACCAATTAAAAGCTTTGAATGCACACAGGCAGCTGATGAATGATAGAAAGCAAACTCAAATACAGGAAGAATTCAAGAAGGCTTTACAGtcagcagaacaggaagaaaatggtTGTTCCAAAAGAGATGTGTCTATTGTATGGAAATTATGTGTGGTAGActacagaaagcaagaaaaacataaaG GAGTGATACTGAGTATCTGGCGTCCACTGCTGGATGTTTGTTCCCTGTTAAAGGAAGGCAATAGGTACAGAATCTATCAGCTCTCAGCATCCCAGTCCAAAGGGAGATCAGACTCAGCTAACATACAATTAACAGCAACAAAGAAGACTCAGTATCTACAACTACCA GTATCACAGGAGATGctgatacagattttttttccaagaaaggCTCTAAAGTTCACCAGTTTGTTGGATCCTTCTTTTCAGCCACCATGTGCTGAAGTTGATTTAGTTGGAGTTGTTGTTTCTGTTAGTAGAACAG gtTTCACTACTATGGTGTACTTGTCAGATGAAAGCTATAATTTGGTGGCAGTAAAGATCTGGACAGATCTCAGGCACTTGGCTATTGAAGATATAGTTGTGCCCTGTTCATTGATTTCTGCAAGCAACCTCCAGTGGCAATCTGAATTCAGATCAGAAATTCCTGTGCTGTTGGCTGGAGATCTTTCTGCATTGTCAGCCAGTCCCAAGGAAAGCTATCTTCAAGAGAAGGTTAATGAACTGAAGAGTATGATACAG AATGTGACCTCCTTTTGCTCTGATGCAGAAAGTAAATTGATGAATTTGCTACAAAGAAATCTCTCACTTACACCCAGTTTAACTAAAAGATGTAATATGGAATGcccctctccttcctgcagctcagagcatAAAAGTTTG ATCTCTTCTTCTAAAATTGAAATAAAGCATCCAAGCCCTTTTTCAACTACCACACCAAACCTGAAACTTCTCACCCAGGGGTCAGCAAAAACACCATCACCTGCTGCAGTTAATGAAGACCATcccagaaacagcaaaaagagaaaagcaatggACTTCCTCAGTTGCATACCTGCCCCTCCACCACTCACACCCATCTGTTCAGTCATTTCTCCATCTTTAAAGAAAGCGTTTCAGCCACCACGAAGTTTGGGTTTACAGCACAGCAAAtcatcaaaagaagcaaatcAGAATATTGGTTGTGCCACCCCCTGTAGGAAACTGAGAGAAGTTTTCCATCTTCCTGAGAACGACCTGGTTGCTGATGAAGAGCTTGCATTGATTAGTACACAAGCACTCATGAATAATTtgccagaggaaaagaagaatgaTTGTGTAAATGAAACCAGCAGTGCAATAGGTCCTAATGTGTCGGATGGTCTTTCACACAAAAATAGTTTCAGGTCTGCTGAGGAAGCAAATAAATCCTCAAAAAGCAATTCTGCAGTAGCTGAGGCTCTTCAGAAAGACACGGAGGAACCTGAGGAGTTGTTACCAGCCTGCTGA